A part of Aspergillus flavus chromosome 1, complete sequence genomic DNA contains:
- a CDS encoding uncharacterized protein (expressed protein), with protein MMLSSSGIPGESHINVALALAGSLRDSLDHGQPATFLDHFRMPNAVVLSLWYTPVSYSWTGSTGETTSTCIDSSGNSWYRATMQMRCPGSTHYHLSWLANLKALLWQNKEDSGASSQLLCNIRQQ; from the coding sequence ATGATGCTATCCTCAAGTGGCATCCCGGGAGAAAGCCACATCAATGTGGCTCTTGCTCTGGCCGGGTCATTGAGGGATAGCTTGGATCATGGTCAACCTGCGACTTTCTTAGATCACTTCAGAATGCCCAACGCCGTGGTCTTGTCCTTATGGTACACACCGGTATCCTATTCCTGGACAGGCTCGACAGGAGAGACGACTAGTACCTGCATAGATAGCAGTGGTAACTCATGGTATCGCGCTACAATGCAAATGCGTTGCCCTGGATCTACCCACTATCACCTATCCTGGCTGGCTAATCTCAAGGCTCTCCTTTGGCAAAACAAGGAAGACAGTGGTGCCAGCTCTCAACTGCTCTGTAATATAAGACAGCAATAA
- a CDS encoding cytochrome protein (unnamed protein product), translated as MVHPSVLVEALVMFRPIAQFLLFPPFCMFQFLFQPWIIALAGAGYLISLAVYRLWLSPLAKFPGPKLAALTLWYELYYDIYCEGQYTFQIIRMHEKYGPIVRISPWELHISDPDYYEVLYSRDSPRNKYEYYTRQFGLTKTAMATVDHYHHRLLRSNMNPYFAMTRIRKLEPLIQGLVDKLYDRLREFKGTGTPVALQYPFTCFATDVVTDYTMGAGFHYLDEPDFVPRWSRTLSGVAKSGVYIKPFPWLIKVFNALPESWLSWLNPEMDLTFHFQRRCREVIASIMEEQNANGYDKVKSQFSHPTFFHDVLNSNLPPEEKSPERLWQEVQVVVGAGAETTGKALTWTMFYLLHSPDKLQKLREELNQLDPDRTATLLDFEKMPYLTSVILEGLRLSYGLSTRLQRVAPDRALQFREWSIPAGTPVGMSSTLMHHDERIFPDSHKFIPERWLDLEQRKHLEKYMVAFTKGSRQCIGMNLARSEILLALPKVLRELDFELYETTLEDVTLAHDMFLPFPKMDSKGVRVLIK; from the exons ATGGTGCATCCTTCGGTATTGGTGGAAG CCCTGGTCATGTTTCGCCCGATCGCCcaatttttgctttttcccccttttt GCATGTTTCAGTTCCTTTTTCAACCCTGGATCATCGCCTTAGCAGGGGCAGGCTATCTGATTTCTCTGGCTGTGTATCGATTATGGCTGTCCCCATTGGCCAAGTTCCCCGGCCCTAAGTTGGCTGCGCTTACATTATGGTATGAACTGTACTACGATATTTACTGCGAGGGCCAGTATACATTCCAAATCATTCGGATGCATGAAAAATATG GTCCCATCGTGCGTATCAGTCCCTGGGAACTCCATATCAGTGACCCCGATTATTATGAAGTATTATATTCTCGAGACAGTCCGCGAAATAAATATGAGTATTACACACGGCAATTCGGGCTTACCAAGACGGCAATGGCGACAGTGGACCATTATCATCACCGCCTCCTGCGCTCCAACATGAACCCTTACTTTGCGATGACACGGATACGAAAGCTCGAACCTCTCATCCAGGGTTTGGTCGACAAGCTGTACGACCGTCTGAGGGAATTCAAGGGAACAGGAACCCCAGTCGCGCTTCAATATCCGTTTACCTGTTTCGCAACTGATGTTGTGACCGATTACACTATGGGTGCTGGGTTCCACTACCTCGATGAGCCGGACTTTGTTCCGCGATGGAGCAGGACACTGAGTGGAGTTGCGAAGTCGGGCGTCTATATCAAACCTTTCCCCTGGCTTATTAAAGTATTTAATGCGCTACCCGAAAGTTGGCTATCCTGGTTAAATCCCGAGATGGACTTGACATTCCATTTCCAACGTCGCTGCCGTGAGGTCATAGCGTCGATCATGGAGGAGCAAAACGCCAACGGATATGACAAAGTTAAGAGTCAATTCAGTCATCCCACTTTCTTTCACGACGTTCTCAATAGCAATCTTCCGCCGGAGGAGAAATCTCCGGAGCGCTTGTGGCAGGAAGTTCAGGTAGTGGTCGGTGCAGGAGCTGAGACTACAGGCAAAGCTTTGACTTGGACGATGTTCTACCTGCTTCACAGTCCAGACAAGTTGCAGAAATTGAGAGAGGAGCTCAACCAGCTGGATCCTGATCGGACGGCTACTCTGTTAGATTTCGAGAAAATGCCTTACCTG ACATCAGTCATCCTTGAAGGATTAAG ACTTTCGTACGGCCTCAGCACTCGATTGCAAAGAGTTGCACCCGATAGAGCCCTGCAGTTCAGGGAATGGTCTATACCCGCCGGG ACTCCCGTTGGAATGTCGAGCACGTTGATGCATCATGATGAGCGCATATTCCCCGACTCACATAAGTTCATTCCCGAGCGTTGGCTAGACCTAGAACAGCGCAAGCATTTAGAAAAGTATATGGTGGCGTTCACCAAAGGGTCAAGACAATGCATTGGCATGAA TCTCGCGCGGTCCGAAATTCTCCTCGCCCTTCCCAAGGTCCTCCGAGAATTAGATTTCGAGTTGTATGAAACTACACTTGAGGACGTGACACTTGCACATGATATGTTCCTGCCTTTCCCGAAGATGGATAGCAAGGGCGTGCGGgtcttaataaaatag
- a CDS encoding putative SAM domain methyltransferase, giving the protein MIHHLPEKSNHATDSWRYYVSGQGLRKWFSLCRILASHVDPLGPFVIRHIDPIKHTMCSHANADLPIDPEADADLYSDEDYSSTAGSSTTSLSSSILNYQYENGRRYHAYRQGEYVIPNDEREQDRLDLGHHICSLVLGGALYKSPISENPRRILDLGTGTGLWAIAMADQYPEAHVIGTDLSPIQPSWVPPNCVFEIDDFELPWNFTQPFDFIHARSVEGSVKDFPHLFRQAHQSLVPGGWFEMMEPTVDIFSDDDSVSKAPHLSEWRDMLIEASGKFGKEMGAAKNYKKWMTEAGFTDVTEEIFKVPFSPWAKDPKLKELGRYQQANMLEALDAYSLALFTRFLGWSVDQIQMLLVGVRQELLDRKLHIYSRYYLVYGRKEIEGS; this is encoded by the exons ATGATCCATCACCTCCCCGAAAAGTCCAATCATGCAACCGATAGCTGGCGGTATTATGTCTCAGGACAGGGGCTTCGCAAGTGGTTTTCCCTTTGCCGAATCCTTGCGTCCCATGT AGACCCTCTTGGTCCATTTGTGATCCGTCATATTGATCCCATTAAACACACCATGTGCTCGCACGCGAATGCCGATCTACCCATTGATCCAGAG GCCGACGCGGATCTCTACAGCGATGAGGACTACTCCAGCAC AGCCGGCAGTTCGACAACATCTTTGTCGTCCAGTATCTTAAATTATCA ATACGAG AACGGACGGCGGTATCATGCATATCGACAAGGAGAATATGTCATT CCAAATGATGAAAGAGAACAAGATCGATTAGACCTG GGTCACCACATATGTAGCCTCGTGCTGGGAGGAGCATTATATAAATCTCCAATATCAGAAAACCCACGAAGAATCCTAGATTTAGGGACCGGAACGGGCTTATGGGCGATTGCCATGGCTGA TCAGTACCCAGAGGCACATGTCATCG GGACGGACCTGAGCCCCATTCAACCTTCATG GGTTCCACCGAATTGTGTCTTTGAGATCGACGACTTCGAGCTTCCGTGGAACTTCACCCAACCATTTGATTTCATCCATGCCCGCAGCGTTGAGGGATCCGTCAAAGACTTCCCGCATCTCTTTCGCCAAGCGCATCAGAGCCTCGTCCCTGGTGGCTGGTTTGAAATGATGGAACCCACCGTCGACATCTTCTCCGACGACGATAGTGTTTCGAAAGCGCCGCATCTATCTGAATGGCGGGATATGTTGATCGAGGCGAGTGGAAAGTTTGGCAAGGAGATGGGGGCGGCGAAAAATTACAAGAAGTGGATGACTGAGGCAGGCTTCACTGATGTGACAGAGGAAATATTCAAG GTGCCGTTTTCGCCATGGGCCAAAGACCCCAAGCTGAAGGAGCTGGGACGGTACCAGCAAGCTAATATGCTGGAGGCGCTCGATGCGTACTCATTGGCGCTGTTCACTCGATTCTTGGGTTGGAGCGTTGATCAGATTCAGATGCTCTTAGTCGGGGTTCGACAAGAATTGTTAGACCGGAAGCTACATATCTACTCGCGGTACTATTTGGTCTACGGTCGGAAGGAGATAGAAGGTTCGTAG